In Marasmius oreades isolate 03SP1 chromosome 1, whole genome shotgun sequence, one DNA window encodes the following:
- a CDS encoding uncharacterized protein (MEROPS:MER0015682; CAZy:CE10) has protein sequence MSPPPAAYGTWVSPITAKAVAAQSFSGGIEDIIIDPVNSEVYFAQKRPEEGGRSVIVNASDRKDLFDRTWDARSQVHEYGGAAAIVFNSVLYFSNFDDKRVYMREAGKTPTPVTPENDKHRFADFAIHPKCPELLISILEDHADPHPSRVKTCLALINTTSSTVTKVVEGADFYACPRFSPSGDHLLWQQWFFPDMPFQSSEIKVAKVVLNLDAKSLKVESPTHVAGKTEEVSAQDPNWASDACLFFTSDVSGYQNPWKFEFENGDTSTGYPLPILRDPVEEEFGLPQWWLSRHGSGALSDNLVAFMSMRKGRSALYICDLRTGDRTEVPTTYAQIEWMHGDGKGKVVMLGLPSDADERLVSLTLGPDGKPTLTLLIPPSEGDESLPLEFVSPGEYHALKLAPDNRTCHITYYSPRNPNYSGGLPGEKPPIVVHIHGGPWYMESANLNWTKQFYTSRGWALVDINYGGSTGFGRAFRETLVGKWGVLEIHDAHQTVLQLDALGLADAKRAVVYGGSAGGYSVLQIATNLPKAFAAGSPHYGIGDMRKLDEILHKFEYYLCDRLMGGTWEECEDVWRERSPVYHVDKVEMPLLILQGKEDTVIPAEQMIEVEEKLKAKGCKVELILFDGEGHGWRKAETVETELAKSLEFFNEVIGIGSAMR, from the exons ATGTCCCCTCCTCCTGCTGCATACGGAACCTGGGTCTCCCCTATAACCGCCAAAGCCGTCGCCGCTCAG AGCTTTTCAGGAGGCATCGAGGATATTATAATCGACCCCGTTAACTCAGAAGTTTATTTCGCGCAAAAGCGTCCAGAAGAAG GTGGCCGATCTGTCATTGTCAATGCGAGCGATCGCAAAGACCTTTTCGATCGAACTTGGGACGCGCGTTCGCAAGTACATGAGTATGGAGGAGCTGCAGCCATCGTTTTCAACTCTGTGTTATATTTCTCCAATTTCGATGACAAAAGAGTTTACATGCGTGAAGCAGGAAAAACTCCTACTCCAGTCACGCCCG AGAACGACAAGCATCGCTTTGCGGACTTTGCTATCCATCCAAAGTGCCCCGAGCTTCTTATTTCTATCTTGGAAGACCATGCAGATCCTCATCCGAGTCGAGTGAAAACCTGTTTAGCTCTGATCAATACTACTTCCTCCACTGTAACAAAAGTAGTCGAAGGGGCCGATTTTTATGCATGTCCACGATTCAGTCCTAGTGGTGATCACCTCCTTTGGCAACAATG GTTCTTCCCAGACATGCCTTTTCAAAGCAGCGAAATCAAGGTTGCGAAGGTTGTCCTAAACCTCGACGCCAAAAGCCTCAAAGTCGAGTCTCCGACCCATGTAGCTGGGAAAACGGAGGAGGTTTCTGCTCAAGACCCTAACTGGGCCTCTGATGCCTGTTTATTCTTCACTTCGGATGTTAGCGGCTATCAGAACCCCTGGAAGTTCGAGTTTGAGAACGGCGACACCTCGACAGGATATCCTTTGCCCATCCTTCGCGACCcagttgaggaagaattcGGGCTTCCTCAGTGGTGGCTCTCTCGACACGGCTCAGGTGCCCTGTCTGATAATCTTGTCGCATTCATGTCCATGCGGAAAGGACGTTCTGCACTTTACATCTGCGACCTGCGAACTGGGGATCGCACCGAGGTTCCCACTACGTACGCCCAGATCGAGTGGATGCACGGAGATGGAAAGGGGAAAGTGGTCATGCTAGGATTACCTTCTGACGCGGATGAGCGACTCGTCTCACTCACTCTTGGCCCCGATGGCAAGCCTACCCTCACGCTCCTTATTCCACCCAGCGAGGGTGACGAATCTCTCCCACTGGAGTTTGTATCCCCTGGTGAATACCACGCTCTCAAACTTGCGCCCGATAACCGTACATGCCACATCACCTACTATTCACCTCGAAATCCTAACTATTCTGGCGGTCTTCCTGGCGAGAAACCACCCATCGTTGTCCACATTCATGGTGGCCCTTGGTATATGGAGTCTGCCAACTTGAACTGGACGAAACAGTTCTATACTTCTCGTGGATGGGCACT CGTTGATATCAACTACGGCGGTTCTACTGGTTTCGGACGTGCTTTTCGAGAGACGCTTGTTGGGAAATGGGGGGTATTGGAGATCCACGACGCTCATCAGACCGTTCTGCAGCTAGATGCTCTAGGTCTCGCCGATGCCAAACGAGCCGTTGTTTATGGAGGTTCTGCTGGAGGCTATTCGGTTCTCCAAATTGCGACTAACCTACCGAAAGCCTTCGCAGCAGGATCACCTCATTATGGAATTGGGGATATGAGGAAGCTCGACGAAATCCTGCACAAGTTCGAGTATTATCTATGTGACCGTTTGATGGGAGGTACTTGGGAAGAGTGTGAGGACGTTTGGAGAGAACGGAGTCCTGTGTACCATGTTGACAAGGTGGAAATGCCTTTATTA ATCCTTCAAGGAAAAGAGGACACCGTCATCCCAGCGGAGCAAATGATCGAGGTGGAAGAAAAGCTGAAGGCGAAAGGATGTAAAGTCGAGTTGATTTTGTTCGATGGAGAGGGACATGGATGGCGAAAAGCAGAGACAGTTGAGACTGAGCTTGCAAAATCGTTGGAGTTTTTCAACGAGGTTATTGGGATAGGGAGCGCTATGCGCTAG
- a CDS encoding uncharacterized protein (MEROPS:MER0015682; CAZy:CE10): MLFEWFRSRRTNLLLGGRSVIVNASDRKDLFDRTWDARSQVHEYGGAAAIVFNSVLYFSNFDDKRVYMREAGKTPTPVTPENDKHRFADFAIHPKCPELLISILEDHADPHPSRVKTCLALINTTSSTVTKVVEGADFYACPRFSPSGDHLLWQQWFFPDMPFQSSEIKVAKVVLNLDAKSLKVESPTHVAGKTEEVSAQDPNWASDACLFFTSDVSGYQNPWKFEFENGDTSTGYPLPILRDPVEEEFGLPQWWLSRHGSGALSDNLVAFMSMRKGRSALYICDLRTGDRTEVPTTYAQIEWMHGDGKGKVVMLGLPSDADERLVSLTLGPDGKPTLTLLIPPSEGDESLPLEFVSPGEYHALKLAPDNRTCHITYYSPRNPNYSGGLPGEKPPIVVHIHGGPWYMESANLNWTKQFYTSRGWALVDINYGGSTGFGRAFRETLVGKWGVLEIHDAHQTVLQLDALGLADAKRAVVYGGSAGGYSVLQIATNLPKAFAAGSPHYGIGDMRKLDEILHKFEYYLCDRLMGGTWEECEDVWRERSPVYHVDKVEMPLLILQGKEDTVIPAEQMIEVEEKLKAKGCKVELILFDGEGHGWRKAETVETELAKSLEFFNEVIGIGSAMR, translated from the exons ATGCTCTTTGAATGGTTTCGTTCAAGGCGGACCAATCTGCTACTAGGTGGCCGATCTGTCATTGTCAATGCGAGCGATCGCAAAGACCTTTTCGATCGAACTTGGGACGCGCGTTCGCAAGTACATGAGTATGGAGGAGCTGCAGCCATCGTTTTCAACTCTGTGTTATATTTCTCCAATTTCGATGACAAAAGAGTTTACATGCGTGAAGCAGGAAAAACTCCTACTCCAGTCACGCCCG AGAACGACAAGCATCGCTTTGCGGACTTTGCTATCCATCCAAAGTGCCCCGAGCTTCTTATTTCTATCTTGGAAGACCATGCAGATCCTCATCCGAGTCGAGTGAAAACCTGTTTAGCTCTGATCAATACTACTTCCTCCACTGTAACAAAAGTAGTCGAAGGGGCCGATTTTTATGCATGTCCACGATTCAGTCCTAGTGGTGATCACCTCCTTTGGCAACAATG GTTCTTCCCAGACATGCCTTTTCAAAGCAGCGAAATCAAGGTTGCGAAGGTTGTCCTAAACCTCGACGCCAAAAGCCTCAAAGTCGAGTCTCCGACCCATGTAGCTGGGAAAACGGAGGAGGTTTCTGCTCAAGACCCTAACTGGGCCTCTGATGCCTGTTTATTCTTCACTTCGGATGTTAGCGGCTATCAGAACCCCTGGAAGTTCGAGTTTGAGAACGGCGACACCTCGACAGGATATCCTTTGCCCATCCTTCGCGACCcagttgaggaagaattcGGGCTTCCTCAGTGGTGGCTCTCTCGACACGGCTCAGGTGCCCTGTCTGATAATCTTGTCGCATTCATGTCCATGCGGAAAGGACGTTCTGCACTTTACATCTGCGACCTGCGAACTGGGGATCGCACCGAGGTTCCCACTACGTACGCCCAGATCGAGTGGATGCACGGAGATGGAAAGGGGAAAGTGGTCATGCTAGGATTACCTTCTGACGCGGATGAGCGACTCGTCTCACTCACTCTTGGCCCCGATGGCAAGCCTACCCTCACGCTCCTTATTCCACCCAGCGAGGGTGACGAATCTCTCCCACTGGAGTTTGTATCCCCTGGTGAATACCACGCTCTCAAACTTGCGCCCGATAACCGTACATGCCACATCACCTACTATTCACCTCGAAATCCTAACTATTCTGGCGGTCTTCCTGGCGAGAAACCACCCATCGTTGTCCACATTCATGGTGGCCCTTGGTATATGGAGTCTGCCAACTTGAACTGGACGAAACAGTTCTATACTTCTCGTGGATGGGCACT CGTTGATATCAACTACGGCGGTTCTACTGGTTTCGGACGTGCTTTTCGAGAGACGCTTGTTGGGAAATGGGGGGTATTGGAGATCCACGACGCTCATCAGACCGTTCTGCAGCTAGATGCTCTAGGTCTCGCCGATGCCAAACGAGCCGTTGTTTATGGAGGTTCTGCTGGAGGCTATTCGGTTCTCCAAATTGCGACTAACCTACCGAAAGCCTTCGCAGCAGGATCACCTCATTATGGAATTGGGGATATGAGGAAGCTCGACGAAATCCTGCACAAGTTCGAGTATTATCTATGTGACCGTTTGATGGGAGGTACTTGGGAAGAGTGTGAGGACGTTTGGAGAGAACGGAGTCCTGTGTACCATGTTGACAAGGTGGAAATGCCTTTATTA ATCCTTCAAGGAAAAGAGGACACCGTCATCCCAGCGGAGCAAATGATCGAGGTGGAAGAAAAGCTGAAGGCGAAAGGATGTAAAGTCGAGTTGATTTTGTTCGATGGAGAGGGACATGGATGGCGAAAAGCAGAGACAGTTGAGACTGAGCTTGCAAAATCGTTGGAGTTTTTCAACGAGGTTATTGGGATAGGGAGCGCTATGCGCTAG